The Pseudomonas triclosanedens genome has a window encoding:
- a CDS encoding MFS transporter, whose protein sequence is MTATRPASLRETPAQEKTRLRKVAAATIVGSMLEWYDFYLYATMAAIVFAKIFFDPSNPQTATLLAFSTFAIGFIARPFGGMLFGHMGDKFGRKQMLVVTFVLMGVCTTLIGLIPNYDTIGIWAPILLVAIRIVQGLGAGAELAAAAVTSYEHASESKRGSQGAWPALGLNLGLLLSSLTVYALTLNGDQFLLDGGWRIPFIASIVLVGVGLWVRSSIPETPEYSELHEAKAGELVSHDEHSVQKVPLLALFRNDLKGLLVVFFVAIGYNALSYIFKTFSLAYLTQYKHVTANVTSLSVTIASFIAIFAVPLFGRLCDRYSSKQVLIAGGILSAICAYPFMALLETGESLWIYVALGIGTGILAPMMFAPQGSFLSRQFPTHTRSSGVGTGREIGTAVAGGLAPLGALSLVASSPTHSTTGVIAILFVAAVTLVIAASFDQGGKHSAFKN, encoded by the coding sequence ATGACTGCAACAAGGCCCGCGTCCTTGCGGGAAACGCCTGCCCAGGAAAAGACCCGTCTGCGCAAGGTAGCCGCCGCCACCATCGTCGGTTCCATGCTCGAGTGGTATGACTTCTACCTCTACGCGACGATGGCCGCGATCGTCTTCGCCAAGATCTTCTTCGACCCGAGCAACCCGCAAACGGCGACACTGCTGGCATTCTCCACCTTCGCCATCGGCTTCATCGCCCGCCCATTCGGCGGCATGCTGTTCGGTCACATGGGCGACAAGTTCGGCCGCAAGCAGATGCTGGTGGTGACCTTCGTGCTGATGGGTGTGTGCACCACGCTGATCGGCCTGATTCCCAACTACGACACCATCGGCATCTGGGCACCGATCCTGCTGGTGGCGATCCGCATCGTTCAGGGCCTGGGCGCCGGCGCCGAACTGGCCGCGGCCGCGGTGACCTCCTACGAACACGCCTCCGAAAGCAAGCGTGGCAGCCAGGGCGCCTGGCCGGCGCTGGGCCTGAACCTCGGCCTGCTGCTGTCTTCGCTCACCGTGTATGCGCTGACCCTCAACGGCGACCAGTTCCTGCTCGATGGCGGCTGGCGCATCCCGTTCATCGCCAGCATCGTGCTGGTGGGCGTGGGCCTATGGGTACGCAGCAGTATCCCGGAAACCCCGGAATACAGCGAACTGCACGAAGCCAAGGCCGGCGAACTGGTCAGCCACGACGAGCACAGCGTACAGAAAGTCCCGCTGCTGGCACTGTTCCGCAACGACCTGAAGGGGCTGCTGGTGGTGTTCTTCGTGGCCATCGGCTACAACGCGCTGAGCTACATCTTCAAGACCTTCTCCCTGGCCTATCTGACCCAGTACAAGCACGTCACGGCCAACGTCACGTCGCTGTCGGTAACCATCGCCAGCTTCATCGCCATTTTCGCCGTGCCGCTGTTCGGCCGCCTGTGCGACCGCTACAGCAGCAAGCAGGTGCTGATCGCCGGCGGCATACTCTCGGCAATTTGCGCTTACCCGTTCATGGCGCTGCTGGAAACCGGCGAGAGCCTGTGGATCTACGTGGCGCTGGGCATCGGCACCGGCATCCTCGCGCCGATGATGTTCGCTCCGCAGGGCTCCTTCCTCAGCCGCCAGTTCCCCACCCACACCCGCTCTTCCGGCGTGGGCACCGGCCGCGAGATCGGCACCGCGGTGGCGGGCGGCCTGGCGCCGCTGGGCGCGCTATCGCTGGTGGCATCGTCGCCGACCCACTCCACGACCGGGGTGATCGCGATCCTCTTCGTTGCCGCAGTGACCCTGGTGATCGCCGCGTCGTTCGATCAGGGCGGCAAGCATTCGGCGTTCAAGAACTGA
- a CDS encoding GntR family transcriptional regulator: MTDQLQQIRKQPRNGKSRSGTQDEIVYAHIFDAILEQRLAPGTKLSEEALGEIFGVSRTIIRRALSRLAHEQVVLLRPNRGAVVASPSIDEARQILFARRTVERAITELAVDNASSDTLAELRDMVKQEQSSFARGDRGAGIRLSGEFHLKLAEMAKNAPLVSFQRSLVSQTSLIIAQYESGGRSHCSFDEHNEILDAIEKGDKEKAVTLMMHHMAHIDDKLNLDVDGASGDLHAVFSHLLAGKKKPRRSKADADSAA; encoded by the coding sequence ATGACCGACCAGTTGCAACAGATCAGGAAGCAGCCGCGCAATGGCAAGAGCCGCAGCGGCACTCAGGACGAGATCGTCTACGCGCACATCTTCGATGCCATTCTCGAGCAGCGCCTGGCACCCGGTACCAAGCTGAGCGAAGAAGCCCTCGGCGAAATCTTCGGGGTGAGCCGCACCATCATCCGTCGCGCGTTGTCGCGCCTGGCCCACGAACAGGTCGTGCTGCTGCGACCCAACCGTGGCGCGGTGGTGGCCAGCCCGAGCATCGACGAAGCCCGGCAGATCCTCTTCGCCCGCCGCACCGTCGAGCGCGCGATCACTGAGCTGGCGGTAGACAACGCCAGCAGCGATACCCTCGCCGAGCTGCGCGACATGGTGAAGCAGGAGCAATCCAGCTTCGCCCGTGGCGACCGTGGCGCCGGTATCCGCCTCTCCGGCGAATTCCACCTCAAGCTCGCCGAGATGGCGAAGAACGCGCCGCTGGTCAGCTTCCAGCGCAGCCTGGTCTCGCAGACCTCGCTGATCATCGCCCAGTATGAAAGCGGCGGCCGCTCGCACTGCTCGTTCGACGAGCACAACGAGATCCTCGATGCCATCGAGAAGGGCGACAAGGAAAAGGCGGTGACGCTGATGATGCACCACATGGCGCACATCGACGACAAGCTGAACCTGGATGTCGATGGCGCCTCCGGCGACCTGCACGCGGTGTTCTCGCACCTGCTGGCAGGCAAGAAGAAGCCGCGCCGCAGCAAGGCCGACGCCGATTCCGCGGCCTGA
- a CDS encoding NCS2 family permease yields MESTKQEQQAYSASPPATGLLERLFKLSQHGTTVKTELAAGLTTFITMAYIIFVNPNIMADAGINHGAAFVATCLAAALGCFLMGLYANWPVGLAPGMGLNAFFTYTVVKTMNYSWEIALGAVFISGIAFMILTFSRVREWLLNSIPVSLRFAMGAGVGLFLGLIGLKTAGIVVASPATLVHLGDLTSAGPLLAAICFLMIAVLEYRRVFGGILISILTVTVIGIVLGIVKFGGVFSMPPSLAPTFMAMDIAGAFNVTMISVILAFLFVHMFDTAGTLMGVAQRAHLVREDGRIENLSKAMKADSTSSAVGAVLGVPPVTSYVESAAGVAAGGRTGLTAVVVGLLFVAAMFFAPLAGMIPAYATAGALIYVAMLMMGGMAHIDWNEHTETIPAIVTVIMMPLTFSVADGIALGFVTYVAMKVFTGRHKDVTLSLYALCAIFVAKFIFL; encoded by the coding sequence GTGGAAAGCACCAAACAAGAACAACAAGCCTATTCAGCCAGCCCCCCCGCCACCGGCCTGCTCGAACGCCTGTTCAAGCTCAGCCAGCATGGCACTACGGTGAAGACCGAACTCGCCGCCGGCCTCACCACTTTCATCACGATGGCCTACATCATCTTCGTCAACCCCAACATCATGGCCGACGCCGGCATCAACCACGGCGCCGCGTTCGTCGCGACCTGCCTGGCCGCTGCGCTGGGCTGCTTCCTGATGGGGCTGTACGCCAACTGGCCGGTGGGTCTCGCGCCGGGCATGGGCCTCAACGCCTTCTTCACCTACACCGTGGTCAAGACCATGAACTACAGCTGGGAGATCGCGCTGGGCGCGGTGTTCATCTCCGGCATCGCGTTCATGATCCTCACCTTCTCCCGCGTGCGCGAATGGCTGCTCAACAGTATCCCGGTCAGCCTGCGCTTCGCGATGGGAGCCGGCGTCGGGCTGTTCCTCGGCCTGATCGGCCTGAAGACCGCCGGCATCGTGGTCGCGAGCCCGGCCACCCTGGTGCACCTGGGCGACCTGACCAGCGCCGGTCCGCTGCTGGCCGCGATCTGCTTCCTGATGATCGCGGTGCTGGAATACCGCCGCGTGTTCGGTGGCATCCTGATCAGCATCCTGACCGTCACCGTGATCGGCATCGTCCTGGGCATCGTCAAGTTCGGCGGCGTGTTCTCCATGCCTCCCAGCCTGGCGCCGACCTTCATGGCGATGGATATCGCCGGGGCGTTCAACGTGACCATGATCAGTGTGATCCTGGCCTTCCTCTTCGTGCACATGTTCGACACCGCCGGCACCCTGATGGGCGTGGCGCAGCGCGCGCACCTGGTCCGCGAGGACGGCCGCATCGAGAACCTGTCCAAGGCCATGAAGGCTGACAGCACCTCCAGCGCCGTCGGCGCGGTGCTAGGCGTGCCGCCGGTCACCAGCTATGTGGAAAGCGCCGCAGGTGTAGCCGCGGGCGGCCGCACCGGCCTGACCGCCGTTGTCGTCGGCCTGCTGTTCGTCGCGGCCATGTTCTTCGCCCCGCTGGCCGGGATGATCCCCGCCTATGCCACCGCCGGCGCGCTGATCTATGTCGCCATGCTGATGATGGGCGGCATGGCCCACATCGACTGGAACGAGCACACCGAAACCATTCCGGCGATCGTCACCGTCATCATGATGCCGCTGACCTTCTCGGTCGCCGACGGTATCGCACTGGGCTTCGTAACCTATGTGGCGATGAAGGTCTTCACTGGCCGCCACAAGGACGTGACCCTGAGCCTGTATGCGCTGTGTGCCATTTTCGTGGCCAAGTTCATCTTCCTCTGA